A window from Burkholderiales bacterium encodes these proteins:
- a CDS encoding cysteine desulfurase, which produces MSATKEALVRHVAPAYRWREDFPVLKQQVYGKPLVYLDNAATSQKPAAVIEAERRYYEEYNANVHRGVHALSQKATDAYEGAREKVARFLNARSAREIVFVRGCTEGVNLVAQSYGRAVLKPGDEVLITAMEHHSNIVPWQMACQQTGAVLKVAPINDAGEMVFEEFERLLSERTKIVAAVHVSNALGTINPVGRIVERAHAVGAKVLLDGAQAAPHVPVDVQALDCDFYALSGHKIYGPTGIGALYGKEALLAAMPPYQGGGDMIKVVTFEKTLYNDLPYKFEAGTPHIAGAIGLGAALDYVAGIGMEAIAAHEHALLEYATEAVAGIKGLRLVGTARQKAGILSFVMDGVHPHDIGTILDHQGVAIRAGHHCAMPVMDRYGVPATARASFALYNTREDVDALVAGLRKVQEVFG; this is translated from the coding sequence ATGAGCGCGACGAAGGAAGCTCTGGTCCGGCACGTGGCCCCGGCATATCGCTGGCGGGAGGATTTTCCCGTCCTCAAGCAGCAGGTCTATGGCAAGCCCCTGGTCTATCTGGACAACGCCGCCACCAGCCAGAAGCCGGCGGCGGTGATCGAGGCCGAGCGGCGCTACTACGAGGAGTACAACGCCAATGTGCACCGCGGCGTGCACGCCCTGTCCCAGAAGGCCACCGACGCCTACGAGGGGGCCCGGGAGAAGGTCGCCCGGTTCCTCAACGCCCGCTCGGCACGGGAGATCGTGTTCGTGCGCGGCTGCACCGAGGGCGTGAACCTGGTGGCCCAGAGCTACGGGCGCGCCGTTCTCAAGCCCGGCGACGAAGTGCTCATCACCGCCATGGAGCACCACTCCAACATCGTGCCGTGGCAGATGGCGTGCCAGCAGACCGGCGCCGTGCTCAAGGTGGCGCCCATCAACGACGCCGGCGAGATGGTGTTCGAGGAGTTCGAGCGGCTCCTTTCCGAGCGCACCAAGATCGTGGCGGCGGTGCACGTGTCCAACGCCCTGGGCACCATCAACCCGGTCGGGCGCATCGTGGAGCGGGCCCACGCCGTGGGGGCCAAGGTGCTGCTGGACGGGGCCCAGGCGGCTCCCCACGTCCCGGTGGACGTGCAGGCCCTGGACTGCGACTTCTACGCCCTCTCCGGCCACAAGATCTACGGCCCTACCGGGATCGGCGCCCTCTACGGCAAGGAAGCGCTGCTCGCGGCCATGCCGCCGTACCAGGGCGGGGGCGACATGATCAAGGTGGTCACCTTCGAGAAGACCCTCTACAACGACCTGCCCTACAAGTTCGAGGCGGGCACGCCCCACATCGCCGGCGCCATCGGCCTGGGGGCGGCCTTGGATTACGTGGCGGGCATCGGCATGGAGGCGATCGCCGCCCACGAGCACGCCCTGCTCGAGTACGCGACCGAAGCGGTCGCCGGGATCAAGGGCCTGCGCCTGGTGGGCACCGCCCGGCAAAAGGCCGGGATCCTGTCCTTCGTGATGGACGGGGTGCATCCCCACGACATCGGCACCATCCTGGACCACCAGGGGGTGGCGATCCGCGCCGGGCACCACTGCGCCATGCCGGT
- a CDS encoding Fe-S cluster assembly protein SufD, which produces MKVDDLKANAAARYADDYAALADLLPGHGVPWVRKARERALERFRALGFPTLRDEDWKYTSVAPLERRHFPPAAGSVPSSELESTLAIHRFAHLDADLLVFVDGCFVPQLSRLGKLPEGAMVCSLAELLERGAEPLVPYFGSEAPAGPFAAMNTAFARDGAVVHLQPGVKLPRPLHLLILASGGGRAAHLRHLVLAEEGAQALVIEHYAGVPGAVAFTNTLTQISVGPGAAVEHVKLQQEDVKTVHLAGIHAEQRRDSRFVSHSMALGAQLARTDIAVALDDEGCETTLNGLYLVGGRQHVDHHTRIDHAKPRGTSREYYRGVLDGAGRGVFSGRVVVHPGAQKTDAEQTNNNLLLSQDAEVDTKPQLEIYADDVKCAHGATVGQLDEDMLFYLRSRGIGDVAARNLLTYAFANDVINRIGLKPLRVRLEEFVIGRLPEGEAIRELV; this is translated from the coding sequence GTGAAGGTGGACGATCTCAAGGCGAACGCCGCGGCCCGCTACGCCGACGACTACGCGGCGCTGGCCGACCTGCTTCCGGGGCACGGGGTGCCCTGGGTGCGCAAGGCGCGGGAGCGGGCCCTGGAGCGTTTCCGGGCCCTGGGCTTTCCGACGCTCCGGGACGAGGACTGGAAGTACACCAGCGTCGCGCCCCTGGAGCGGCGGCATTTCCCGCCGGCCGCGGGGAGCGTACCGTCCAGCGAGCTCGAGAGTACCCTGGCGATCCACCGCTTCGCCCACCTGGACGCGGACCTGCTCGTGTTCGTGGACGGCTGTTTCGTGCCGCAGCTTTCCCGGCTGGGGAAGTTGCCGGAGGGCGCGATGGTCTGCAGCCTGGCAGAGCTTTTGGAGCGGGGGGCGGAGCCGCTCGTTCCTTACTTCGGGAGCGAGGCGCCTGCCGGCCCTTTCGCCGCGATGAACACCGCCTTCGCCCGGGACGGGGCGGTCGTTCATTTGCAGCCCGGGGTGAAGCTTCCCCGGCCCCTGCACCTGCTGATCCTCGCGAGCGGCGGCGGGCGGGCGGCCCACCTGCGCCACCTGGTCCTGGCCGAGGAGGGAGCCCAGGCCCTGGTGATCGAGCACTACGCGGGCGTGCCCGGGGCGGTGGCGTTCACCAACACCCTCACCCAGATCTCGGTGGGCCCCGGCGCGGCGGTGGAGCACGTGAAGCTGCAGCAGGAGGACGTGAAGACCGTCCACCTGGCGGGCATTCATGCCGAGCAGCGCCGGGACAGCCGTTTCGTCTCCCATTCCATGGCGCTGGGGGCCCAGCTCGCCCGCACCGACATTGCCGTGGCGCTCGACGACGAGGGGTGCGAAACGACCCTGAACGGACTCTACCTGGTGGGCGGGCGCCAGCACGTGGATCATCACACCCGCATCGATCACGCCAAACCCCGCGGCACCAGCCGGGAGTACTACCGGGGCGTGCTGGACGGGGCCGGCCGGGGCGTGTTCAGCGGGCGGGTGGTGGTGCATCCGGGCGCCCAGAAGACGGACGCGGAGCAGACCAACAACAACCTGCTCCTCTCCCAGGACGCCGAAGTGGACACCAAGCCCCAATTGGAGATCTACGCCGACGACGTGAAGTGCGCCCACGGCGCCACCGTGGGGCAGCTCGACGAGGATATGCTGTTTTATCTGCGTTCCCGCGGCATTGGGGATGTGGCGGCAAGGAATCTTCTTACCTACGCGTTTGCCAACGACGTCATCAACCGCATCGGCCTGAAACCTCTGCGGGTGCGGCTGGAGGAATTCGTGATCGGGCGCCTGCCCGAGGGTGAAGCCATCAGGGAACTGGTATGA
- a CDS encoding ABC transporter ATP-binding protein yields the protein MLEVRNLHVTVEGKPILKGLSLKVNAGEVHAIMGPNGSGKSTLANVIAGREGYQVTEGEVLYMGRNLLELPPEERARAGIFLAFQYPVEIPGVSNVYLLKAAVNAVRKARGEPELDAMDFLKLVKDRMKLVQIPEEFLYRSVNEGFSGGEKKRNEILQMAVLEPKLAILDETDSGLDIDALKVVAEGVNSLRSPERAMVLVTHYQRLLNYIVPDFVHVLAQGRIIRSGGRELALELERHGYAWMAAHGGKGKEART from the coding sequence ATGCTGGAAGTCAGGAATCTGCACGTAACGGTGGAGGGCAAGCCGATCCTCAAGGGGCTCTCCCTGAAGGTGAACGCGGGGGAGGTGCACGCCATCATGGGGCCCAACGGCTCGGGCAAGAGCACCCTCGCCAACGTGATCGCCGGCCGGGAAGGCTACCAGGTGACCGAGGGCGAAGTGCTCTACATGGGCCGGAACCTGCTCGAATTGCCGCCCGAGGAGCGGGCCCGGGCGGGCATTTTCCTGGCGTTCCAGTACCCGGTGGAAATCCCCGGCGTCTCCAACGTCTACCTGCTCAAAGCGGCGGTCAACGCGGTGCGCAAGGCCCGGGGCGAGCCCGAGCTGGACGCCATGGACTTCCTGAAGCTGGTGAAGGACCGGATGAAGCTGGTGCAGATTCCGGAGGAGTTCCTCTACCGCTCGGTGAACGAGGGCTTCTCCGGCGGCGAGAAGAAGCGCAACGAGATCCTGCAGATGGCAGTGCTGGAGCCCAAGCTCGCGATCCTGGACGAGACCGACTCGGGTCTGGACATCGACGCTCTCAAGGTGGTGGCGGAAGGGGTCAATTCGCTTCGCAGCCCCGAGCGCGCCATGGTGCTGGTGACCCATTACCAGCGGCTGCTCAACTACATCGTGCCGGATTTCGTGCATGTGCTGGCCCAGGGCCGCATCATCCGCTCGGGCGGGCGGGAGCTGGCGCTGGAGCTGGAGAGACACGGCTACGCCTGGATGGCGGCCCACGGGGGCAAAGGCAAGGAGGCGCGGACGTGA
- the ycf24 gene encoding Fe-S cluster assembly protein SufB: MSTAAQQLDELIRREYQHGFETPIETDFVPKGLNEDIVRLISAKKEEPEFMLEWRLKAYRHWLTMREPGWASVRYPKIDYQDIYYYAAPKTKKERPKSLDEVDPELLRTYEKLGIPLKEQEILAGVAVDAVFDSVSVATTFKDKLAAMGIIFCSFSEAVREHPELVRKYLGSVVPYTDNFFAALNSAVFSDGSFVYVPKGVKCPMELSTYFRINAKSTGQFERTLIIADEGSYVSYLEGCTAPMRDENQLHAAVVELIALDNAKIKYSTVQNWYPGDKEGKGGIYNFVTKRGECRGANSHISWTQVETGSAITWKYPSCILKGDNSVGEFYSVALTNNYQQADTGTKMIHVGRNTRSTIVSKGISAGHGRNAYRGLVKVLKGADNARNYTQCDSLLMGDKCAAHTFPYIEVKNPTARVEHEATTSRIGEDQLFYCMQRGISAEDAVSMIVNGFCKEVFKELPMEFAVEAQKLLGVSLEGSVG; the protein is encoded by the coding sequence ATGTCGACGGCCGCACAGCAACTGGACGAGCTGATTCGCCGGGAATACCAGCACGGCTTCGAGACCCCCATCGAGACGGATTTCGTCCCGAAGGGGCTGAACGAGGACATCGTCCGCCTGATCTCGGCGAAGAAGGAGGAGCCCGAGTTCATGCTGGAGTGGCGCCTCAAGGCCTACCGCCACTGGCTCACCATGCGGGAGCCCGGGTGGGCGAGCGTGCGCTACCCCAAGATCGACTACCAGGACATCTACTACTACGCCGCGCCCAAGACCAAGAAGGAGCGGCCGAAGAGTCTGGACGAGGTGGATCCGGAGTTGCTGCGCACCTACGAAAAGCTGGGCATTCCCCTGAAGGAGCAGGAGATCCTGGCGGGCGTGGCGGTGGACGCGGTGTTCGACAGCGTCTCCGTCGCCACCACCTTCAAGGACAAGCTGGCGGCCATGGGGATCATTTTCTGTTCGTTCTCCGAGGCGGTTCGGGAACACCCCGAACTGGTGAGGAAGTACCTCGGCAGCGTGGTGCCCTACACCGACAACTTCTTCGCCGCCCTCAACTCGGCGGTGTTCTCCGATGGCTCCTTCGTCTACGTGCCCAAGGGGGTCAAGTGCCCCATGGAGCTGTCCACCTATTTCCGCATCAACGCCAAGTCCACCGGCCAGTTCGAGCGCACCCTGATCATCGCCGACGAGGGTTCCTACGTCTCCTACCTGGAGGGCTGTACGGCGCCCATGCGGGACGAGAACCAGCTCCACGCCGCGGTGGTGGAGCTGATCGCGCTGGACAACGCCAAGATCAAGTATTCCACGGTGCAGAACTGGTACCCGGGGGACAAGGAAGGCAAGGGGGGCATCTACAACTTCGTGACCAAGCGGGGCGAGTGCCGCGGGGCGAACAGCCACATCTCCTGGACCCAGGTGGAGACCGGTTCGGCCATCACCTGGAAGTACCCGAGCTGCATCCTGAAGGGGGACAACTCGGTGGGCGAGTTCTACTCGGTGGCGCTCACCAACAATTACCAGCAGGCCGACACCGGCACCAAGATGATCCACGTCGGCAGGAACACCCGCTCCACCATCGTCTCCAAGGGGATCTCGGCCGGCCACGGCCGCAACGCCTACCGGGGCCTGGTGAAGGTGCTCAAGGGCGCCGACAACGCCCGCAACTACACCCAGTGCGATTCCTTGCTGATGGGGGACAAGTGCGCGGCCCACACCTTCCCCTACATCGAGGTCAAGAATCCGACGGCGCGGGTGGAGCACGAGGCCACTACATCCCGCATCGGCGAGGACCAGCTCTTCTACTGCATGCAGCGGGGCATTTCCGCCGAGGACGCGGTCTCCATGATCGTCAACGGTTTCTGCAAGGAAGTGTTCAAGGAGCTGCCCATGGAGTTCGCGGTGGAGGCGCAGAAGCTCCTGGGGGTGAGCCTGGAAGGAAGCGTGGGCTGA
- a CDS encoding SUF system Fe-S cluster assembly regulator — MIRMSKLADYGTLVMTYLARHPAGVHNAAEIAAATQISLPTVSKILKILAREAILVSHRGMRGGYSLARAPEAITLMEIIDAIEGPIGLTECSSAPGSCEQETSCSVRVNWMKINAAVRQALTGVTLADMAQPTLAVINADQLLAHRRVRVNA, encoded by the coding sequence ATGATCCGCATGAGCAAACTGGCCGATTACGGCACGTTGGTGATGACCTACCTGGCGCGCCACCCGGCGGGCGTGCACAACGCCGCCGAAATCGCCGCTGCCACCCAGATCTCGCTCCCCACGGTGAGCAAGATCCTGAAGATCCTGGCCCGGGAGGCCATCCTGGTATCCCACCGGGGCATGCGGGGAGGCTACAGCCTGGCCCGGGCGCCGGAGGCCATTACCCTCATGGAGATCATCGACGCCATCGAGGGGCCCATCGGACTCACGGAGTGCTCGAGCGCCCCGGGGTCGTGCGAGCAGGAGACCTCCTGCTCGGTGCGGGTGAACTGGATGAAAATCAACGCCGCGGTGCGTCAGGCGCTCACGGGGGTAACCCTGGCGGACATGGCCCAGCCCACCCTGGCGGTGATCAACGCCGACCAGTTGCTCGCCCACCGCCGGGTCCGGGTCAACGCTTGA
- a CDS encoding alpha/beta hydrolase encodes MKQRSFLALGPQGFHRLAYTEWGDPRNLHVVICTHGLTRNSRDFDTLARALAGDYRVICLDVAGRGKSEWLAEPAHYGYPLYVSDAAALVARVTGPRPSLWWRFFAFLTGRDPQPKVDWVGTSMGGLIGMMLAARKNSPIRRLVLNDVGPVIPREALNRIGRYVGKDPRFDSLEAFEAYLREIHAPFGPLSDAQWRHLALHSHRRTEDGRYAPNYDPAIGEAFRRPFLQDLEFWDVWDAVRCPVLVLRGADSDLLTLDTVRRMQERGPGARYVEFPGVGHAPALMSEDQIRPIRDFLRAKAP; translated from the coding sequence GTGAAACAAAGAAGCTTTCTGGCCCTGGGGCCCCAGGGCTTCCACCGTCTCGCCTACACGGAATGGGGCGATCCCCGCAACCTCCACGTGGTGATCTGCACCCATGGTCTCACCCGCAACAGCCGGGACTTCGATACCCTGGCCCGGGCCTTGGCCGGGGACTACCGGGTGATCTGCCTGGACGTGGCCGGCCGAGGCAAGAGCGAGTGGCTGGCCGAGCCGGCCCATTACGGCTACCCCCTTTATGTCTCGGACGCGGCGGCGCTGGTGGCCCGGGTGACCGGCCCCCGTCCCTCCCTCTGGTGGCGCTTTTTCGCCTTCCTGACCGGGCGGGACCCCCAACCCAAGGTGGACTGGGTGGGCACCTCCATGGGCGGTCTCATCGGCATGATGCTGGCCGCTCGGAAAAATTCCCCCATTCGCCGGCTGGTGTTGAACGACGTGGGGCCGGTCATTCCCCGGGAGGCCCTGAACCGGATCGGCCGCTATGTGGGCAAGGACCCCCGGTTCGATAGCCTGGAGGCCTTCGAGGCCTATTTGCGGGAAATCCACGCCCCCTTCGGGCCCCTTTCGGACGCCCAGTGGCGCCATCTCGCCCTTCACAGCCACCGGCGTACGGAAGACGGGCGCTACGCGCCCAACTACGACCCGGCCATCGGCGAGGCTTTCCGCCGGCCCTTTCTCCAGGACCTGGAGTTCTGGGACGTGTGGGACGCGGTCCGCTGCCCCGTGCTGGTCTTGCGGGGCGCGGATTCGGATCTCCTGACCCTGGATACGGTGCGGCGGATGCAGGAGCGGGGCCCCGGCGCCCGTTACGTGGAATTTCCGGGGGTCGGCCATGCCCCGGCCCTCATGAGCGAAGACCAGATCCGGCCCATCCGGGACTTCTTGCGGGCAAAAGCGCCTTGA
- a CDS encoding hydrolase glyoxylase, giving the protein MLFLELNHGKCKTYLLGCDETRRAALIDPLRERIERYLGVLAYHGYRLEYVIDTHTHADHRTGLFELGELTGAKRVMHRQAPAPHVDLHVDEGDALRVGNLTLKVLHTPGHTPDSMSLYAEDRVFTGDTLLIRGTGRADFAGGDPGLQYDSIVGKLCSLPDETLVYPAHDYRGNTRSTVGEEKRLNPRLAGRTREQYVELMNNLGLPLPEKIQEVLQPNQTALDDDVVHFPTMAQLSQVRQLSPEEVYQLVQGGQDVLLLDVREPEEYRGELGHVSGSRSIPLKELANRAGELEALKSRPVVAICRAGVRSTTAAAILTSLGFEQVYNLKGGMLAWNDRGLPVER; this is encoded by the coding sequence ATGCTGTTTCTCGAGCTCAATCACGGCAAGTGCAAGACCTATCTGTTAGGCTGCGACGAGACCCGCCGGGCCGCCCTTATCGATCCGTTGCGCGAGCGGATCGAGCGCTACCTGGGGGTGCTGGCCTATCACGGCTACCGGCTCGAGTACGTAATCGACACCCACACCCACGCCGACCACCGCACCGGCCTCTTCGAGCTGGGGGAGCTCACCGGCGCGAAGCGGGTGATGCACCGCCAAGCCCCCGCCCCCCACGTGGACCTGCACGTGGACGAGGGCGACGCGCTGCGAGTGGGAAATCTGACGCTCAAGGTGTTGCACACTCCGGGCCATACCCCCGACAGCATGAGCCTGTACGCGGAAGACCGGGTGTTCACGGGGGACACCCTCCTCATCCGCGGCACCGGCCGAGCGGACTTCGCCGGCGGCGACCCGGGCCTGCAGTATGACAGCATCGTGGGCAAGCTCTGCTCCCTTCCCGACGAGACCCTGGTCTACCCGGCCCACGACTACCGCGGCAACACCCGCTCCACCGTCGGCGAGGAGAAGCGCCTGAATCCGCGGCTCGCCGGCCGCACCCGAGAGCAGTACGTGGAGCTCATGAACAACCTGGGGCTGCCCCTGCCGGAGAAGATCCAGGAGGTGCTCCAACCCAACCAGACCGCCCTGGACGACGACGTGGTCCACTTCCCCACCATGGCCCAGCTTTCCCAGGTGCGCCAGCTTTCGCCCGAAGAGGTTTACCAGCTCGTTCAAGGCGGCCAGGACGTCCTGCTGCTGGACGTGCGCGAGCCCGAGGAGTACCGGGGCGAGCTGGGCCACGTGTCCGGCAGCCGGTCGATCCCCCTCAAGGAGCTGGCCAACCGCGCCGGGGAGCTGGAGGCTCTCAAGAGCCGACCCGTGGTGGCCATCTGCCGCGCCGGCGTGCGCAGCACCACGGCGGCGGCGATCCTCACGAGCCTGGGGTTCGAGCAGGTATACAACCTCAAGGGCGGCATGCTGGCCTGGAACGACCGCGGGCTGCCGGTGGAGCGTTGA
- a CDS encoding ArsR family transcriptional regulator, which produces MSRPGAKHELFAQFARVARALASANRLELLEFLAQGPRSVEELAKVSGLSVANTSQHLQALRQVGLVVARKEGLRVYYEIAGDDVVGLLHTLRQVAERRIAEVEKLVGSYLTSRDDLEPIPARELLERARKGLVTVLDVRPPEEYAAGHLPGAINIPLAELEGRLSKLPRDREIVAYCRGPYCVLAFEAVARLRQKGLKARRLQDGFPEWKAAGFPVE; this is translated from the coding sequence ATGTCAAGACCAGGTGCCAAGCACGAGCTGTTCGCCCAATTCGCCCGGGTGGCTCGGGCCCTGGCTAGTGCCAACCGGCTGGAGCTCTTGGAGTTTCTCGCCCAGGGGCCCCGCAGCGTGGAGGAGCTGGCCAAGGTCTCCGGCCTGTCGGTGGCCAACACGTCCCAGCACCTGCAGGCTTTGCGGCAGGTCGGGCTGGTGGTGGCGCGCAAGGAGGGCTTACGCGTCTACTACGAGATCGCCGGGGACGACGTGGTGGGACTCCTGCACACCCTTCGCCAGGTGGCGGAGCGGCGTATCGCCGAGGTGGAGAAACTGGTGGGCAGCTACCTCACCAGCCGGGACGACCTGGAGCCCATTCCGGCCCGGGAGCTGCTGGAGCGGGCGCGCAAGGGCCTGGTCACGGTGCTGGACGTGCGCCCGCCCGAGGAGTACGCCGCCGGCCACCTGCCGGGAGCCATCAACATTCCGCTGGCCGAGCTGGAGGGCCGGCTGTCCAAGCTCCCCCGGGACCGGGAGATCGTGGCCTACTGCCGGGGGCCCTATTGCGTGCTGGCTTTCGAGGCGGTGGCGCGGCTGCGCCAGAAAGGCTTGAAGGCCCGGCGCCTTCAGGATGGCTTCCCGGAGTGGAAGGCGGCCGGCTTCCCGGTCGAATAG
- a CDS encoding sterol desaturase, which produces MNGNEFFAAWEVPLRLAAFFGVLGAMAFWELKAPRRVLALPRWQRWPGNLGIVALDALLVRLLVPVAGAGMAMLAAAQGWGLFNQVPVPFWLAAFLSVVLLDLAIYVQHVVFHAVPALWRVHRMHHADLDFDVTTGARFHPIEIALSMLIKLGVIVALGAPAMAVVLFEILLNATSMFNHGNVRLPAAVDRVLRFLIVTPDMHRVHHSIKRRETDSNFGFNLSLWDRLFGTYRAQPEGGHEGMTLGIPDFRDPRDCATLPGMLAIPFRGRAGRAPRLERGHEGR; this is translated from the coding sequence TTGAACGGTAACGAGTTTTTCGCCGCATGGGAAGTGCCCTTGCGCCTTGCCGCATTCTTCGGCGTGCTGGGCGCCATGGCCTTCTGGGAGCTCAAGGCGCCGCGCCGGGTTCTGGCTCTGCCCCGATGGCAGCGCTGGCCCGGTAACCTGGGGATCGTGGCCCTCGACGCCCTCCTTGTCCGGCTTCTGGTTCCCGTGGCGGGCGCGGGAATGGCGATGCTCGCCGCCGCCCAGGGTTGGGGGCTGTTCAACCAGGTGCCGGTTCCGTTCTGGCTCGCCGCCTTCCTCTCGGTGGTTCTCCTCGACCTGGCCATCTACGTGCAGCACGTGGTCTTCCACGCGGTACCCGCGTTGTGGCGCGTGCACCGCATGCACCACGCGGACCTGGATTTCGACGTGACCACGGGCGCCCGCTTTCATCCCATCGAGATCGCGCTCTCCATGCTGATCAAGCTGGGCGTGATCGTCGCCCTGGGGGCACCCGCTATGGCGGTGGTGTTGTTCGAGATCCTGCTCAACGCCACATCCATGTTCAACCACGGCAACGTGCGCCTTCCCGCGGCGGTGGACCGGGTGCTGCGATTTTTGATCGTGACGCCGGACATGCACCGCGTCCATCATTCGATCAAGCGCCGCGAGACCGACAGCAACTTCGGCTTCAATCTATCCCTGTGGGACCGGCTGTTCGGCACCTACCGGGCCCAGCCGGAGGGCGGGCACGAGGGGATGACCCTCGGAATCCCCGATTTTCGCGACCCCCGCGACTGCGCGACGTTGCCGGGCATGCTGGCCATCCCCTTCCGCGGCCGCGCCGGGCGCGCGCCCCGTCTCGAGCGCGGCCATGAAGGCCGCTAG
- the ychN gene encoding hypothetical protein, whose product MGRTLIILNDPPYGTERSYNGLRLAISLLKTEGEAVRVFLIGDGAACAKNGQKVPQGYYNIADMLGMVARRGGEIGVCGTCLDARGIADAELVEGARRSTMAELTAWTRWADKVVPF is encoded by the coding sequence ATGGGCAGAACCCTCATCATCCTTAACGATCCACCCTACGGCACGGAGCGCAGCTACAACGGCCTGCGCCTGGCCATTTCTCTCCTCAAGACCGAGGGCGAAGCGGTCCGCGTTTTCCTGATCGGCGACGGGGCCGCCTGCGCCAAGAACGGCCAGAAGGTGCCCCAGGGCTACTACAACATCGCCGACATGCTGGGCATGGTCGCCCGCCGCGGCGGGGAGATCGGCGTGTGCGGCACCTGCCTGGACGCCCGGGGCATCGCCGACGCCGAGCTGGTGGAGGGCGCCCGGCGCAGCACCATGGCCGAGCTGACCGCCTGGACCCGGTGGGCGGACAAGGTGGTCCCGTTCTGA